From a region of the Salinispira pacifica genome:
- the nadB gene encoding L-aspartate oxidase — protein sequence MEHEIQDVLIIGTGIAGLSAAVTAAEAGLSVTVLSKDGDVSRNNTWWAQGGIVAEGIDDNPELLAKDIMEAGSRINNVQAVNIVAQEGPELVHELLINKAGVPFERGKDGNFDRTREGAHSLRRIFHVKDQTGRAIQEHLMAYAAGLKNISFLPGMVAVDLITNTHHSTDPQQRYKKRKVLGAYVLDETSGEITPVFSPSVILATGGVGSLYLHTSNPASATGDGIAMAYRAGCEIINAEYIQFHPTTLYHRDAQRFLMTEALRGEGARLMNRRGEYFMERYQPELKDLAPRDEVARAIYNEMDSSTGFVYLDARNLKVDVQQRFPGIFHRCSELDMDIRSDLIPVVPAAHYFCGGIKVNSSGRTEIKNLYAVGESAGTGVHGANRLASVSLLEGLVFGVRAARSIIKHEAKLKSRLVNSIPEWKYPPRVVDFDPLLIKHDLQNIQSTMWNYVGILRTEKRLDRALSDLNYYTHRIERFYKEARAGKEIIQLRNAVLSATIIARAAQANTESRGCHFREAPKSMNPG from the coding sequence GGATGTTTCCCGGAACAATACCTGGTGGGCCCAGGGCGGAATCGTGGCCGAAGGCATTGACGACAATCCGGAACTTCTGGCGAAGGATATAATGGAGGCCGGCAGCAGAATTAATAATGTGCAGGCTGTGAATATCGTGGCACAGGAAGGACCGGAACTGGTCCACGAACTGCTGATTAATAAGGCGGGGGTTCCGTTTGAACGGGGGAAGGACGGAAACTTTGACCGGACCCGGGAAGGCGCACACTCCCTGCGGAGAATATTCCATGTGAAGGATCAGACCGGCCGGGCCATTCAGGAACATCTGATGGCCTATGCCGCAGGATTGAAGAATATCAGTTTTCTGCCCGGCATGGTCGCCGTCGACCTTATTACCAACACCCACCACTCAACCGACCCCCAGCAGCGCTACAAGAAGCGGAAGGTGCTGGGAGCATATGTTCTGGACGAAACTTCCGGTGAGATCACACCCGTTTTTTCCCCATCGGTGATTCTGGCCACAGGAGGGGTGGGCTCTCTGTATCTTCACACGTCAAACCCCGCCTCGGCCACCGGAGACGGAATTGCCATGGCGTACCGGGCCGGTTGCGAAATAATCAATGCAGAGTACATTCAGTTTCATCCCACAACTCTCTATCATCGGGATGCCCAGCGCTTTCTCATGACCGAGGCTCTCCGGGGGGAAGGGGCCCGGCTGATGAACCGCCGGGGCGAATATTTCATGGAGCGGTATCAGCCTGAATTAAAGGACCTGGCTCCCAGAGATGAGGTTGCCAGAGCAATATACAATGAGATGGACAGCTCCACCGGTTTTGTCTACCTGGATGCGCGAAATCTCAAGGTGGATGTACAGCAACGCTTCCCCGGAATATTCCACCGCTGCAGCGAGCTCGACATGGATATCCGCAGCGATCTGATTCCCGTGGTTCCTGCAGCCCATTATTTCTGCGGCGGAATCAAGGTGAATTCAAGCGGCAGAACTGAGATTAAGAATCTGTATGCCGTAGGGGAGAGCGCAGGAACCGGGGTGCACGGCGCCAATCGGCTTGCTTCAGTCAGCCTGCTGGAAGGTCTGGTATTCGGTGTCCGTGCTGCCCGGAGCATTATTAAACATGAGGCGAAGCTGAAAAGCAGGCTGGTCAACAGTATTCCCGAATGGAAATATCCACCCCGGGTGGTGGACTTCGATCCCCTGCTCATTAAACACGACCTGCAGAATATTCAGTCCACAATGTGGAATTACGTGGGAATTCTGAGAACCGAAAAACGGCTGGACAGGGCCCTCTCCGACCTGAACTACTACACTCACCGGATTGAGCGTTTCTACAAGGAAGCCAGGGCCGGAAAAGAGATTATTCAACTTCGGAATGCGGTTCTCAGCGCAACCATTATCGCCCGGGCGGCCCAGGCAAACACAGAGTCACGGGGCTGTCATTTCCGGGAAGCACCAAAGAGCATGAATCCCGGCTGA
- the spoVG gene encoding septation regulator SpoVG, whose protein sequence is MQITDIRVRRVSSEGKLKAYVTVTFDDCFVVHNVKVIEGKSGVFIAMPSRKTKTGEYKDVAHPINSDFRNELQDKILQAFETQKDEEPLQSDFS, encoded by the coding sequence ATGCAGATTACTGATATCCGAGTACGGCGGGTGAGCTCTGAAGGGAAATTAAAGGCGTATGTTACCGTTACCTTTGATGACTGCTTTGTCGTGCATAATGTGAAGGTTATTGAAGGCAAAAGCGGGGTATTCATCGCCATGCCCAGCCGGAAAACCAAAACCGGGGAATACAAGGATGTTGCCCATCCGATCAATTCTGACTTTCGCAATGAGCTGCAGGATAAAATACTGCAGGCGTTTGAAACCCAGAAGGATGAGGAACCTCTACAGAGCGATTTTTCCTGA
- a CDS encoding 50S ribosomal protein L25, translated as MAEKVLTVEERTEKGSSASRRARHEGIIPAVVYGHEAPRHILVNAREFRAVFKHISESEIVTLKLGKKKIQVLVKDYQADMIKGNLIHLDFYEIEAGKTVKTNVALHIVGTPAEVRQGGILEAPLHELEIECLPKDLPESIEVDVSDLDTASAMHVGDIKAPEGVKILTNEDQLIAAVTFAKEEVEETDEEAEDEAVAETEPETEE; from the coding sequence ATGGCTGAAAAAGTATTAACAGTTGAAGAACGGACTGAAAAGGGCAGCTCGGCGAGCCGCCGTGCCCGGCATGAGGGCATCATTCCCGCAGTAGTATACGGGCACGAAGCTCCCAGGCACATTCTTGTGAATGCCCGTGAATTCCGCGCCGTGTTCAAACACATTTCAGAGAGTGAAATTGTTACTCTCAAGCTGGGCAAGAAAAAAATACAGGTGCTGGTAAAGGATTATCAGGCTGATATGATCAAGGGTAATCTGATTCATCTGGATTTTTATGAAATTGAAGCAGGTAAAACCGTTAAAACCAATGTGGCCCTCCATATTGTTGGAACGCCTGCGGAAGTGCGTCAGGGCGGTATTCTTGAAGCACCTCTTCACGAGCTGGAAATTGAGTGTCTTCCCAAGGATCTGCCGGAAAGCATTGAGGTTGATGTAAGCGATCTGGACACTGCCAGTGCCATGCATGTTGGTGATATTAAGGCTCCCGAGGGAGTGAAAATCCTCACCAACGAAGATCAGCTGATCGCTGCGGTAACCTTCGCCAAGGAAGAAGTTGAAGAAACTGACGAAGAAGCTGAAGATGAAGCAGTCGCAGAAACAGAACCTGAAACTGAAGAGTAA
- the pth gene encoding aminoacyl-tRNA hydrolase, protein MKQSQKQNLKLKSNILSGEGSPDAVLPQGGVPVHQLIPTSDLLSGGSAPLSLPRNTGRTFLAPVFRLFSKQSPHQIKRSLCILGLGNPGREYQNTRHNIGFWLADELARHASVRFRKRPFSPYLHAKIPAQRLVPQGDAEDLHFDELILVKPLTYMNRSGKVIPHLFRQFGKPMQFLVAVDNMDLNPGTIRMKKRGGTAGHNGLKSVVHYLDKGFWPLYMGIGRPEKDGSVIEHVLGTAEESEMERYRRITRDLPEILFTLFTSPVEQTIERINTYSISEISAGA, encoded by the coding sequence ATGAAGCAGTCGCAGAAACAGAACCTGAAACTGAAGAGTAATATTCTATCCGGGGAAGGTTCCCCGGATGCTGTGTTACCCCAGGGCGGTGTTCCCGTTCATCAGCTGATTCCGACTTCAGATCTGCTGAGCGGCGGCTCCGCCCCTCTTTCTTTGCCCCGCAATACCGGACGCACATTTCTCGCCCCCGTTTTCCGGCTTTTCAGCAAACAGTCCCCACATCAGATAAAACGATCTCTGTGCATTCTCGGCCTGGGAAACCCCGGCAGGGAGTATCAGAATACCCGGCATAATATCGGCTTCTGGCTGGCGGATGAACTTGCCCGGCATGCTTCGGTGCGTTTTCGTAAACGGCCGTTCTCTCCCTATCTCCATGCGAAAATTCCCGCCCAACGCCTCGTTCCCCAGGGAGATGCAGAGGATCTGCACTTCGACGAACTTATTCTGGTGAAACCCCTGACCTATATGAACCGAAGCGGAAAGGTCATTCCTCATCTTTTTCGTCAGTTCGGAAAGCCCATGCAGTTTCTGGTTGCTGTGGATAATATGGATCTGAACCCCGGTACCATCCGGATGAAAAAGAGGGGCGGAACTGCCGGCCATAACGGGCTCAAATCGGTGGTGCACTACCTGGATAAGGGATTCTGGCCTCTCTATATGGGTATCGGCCGTCCGGAAAAGGACGGCTCTGTAATTGAACATGTACTGGGCACGGCGGAAGAATCGGAGATGGAGCGGTACCGGCGCATTACCCGGGATTTGCCGGAAATTCTCTTCACTCTTTTTACTTCACCCGTGGAACAAACCATCGAACGGATCAACACCTACAGCATCAGCGAAATATCCGCCGGTGCCTGA
- the tilS gene encoding tRNA lysidine(34) synthetase TilS, whose protein sequence is MPDLPSTQRSRAFYQRFLKAMEHAPCRQGGEFHVAVSGGRDSILLLYMMAMLKSDRACAAGFDLRALHIDHGIRSVEESEKDMNAVFSAAIRLSVPLTLYREPRGRIEAFASAAGGLESAARTLRYRVFNGLLNLSGESPDTASRPVLLTAHHGDDSRETILQSLLEGNLGSRLLGIPPESPGIIRPFLLMSPPPGRDEITALCEDLNIVFVDDSSNRESVQRRNFLRNRIIPALNEQMGNLDGRMESLRDSWREIHEYMLAQVPRTLWKPCSIPGREHLQASTDQFCELEPIIRRRSVQQALLNLRPPPREERIPEEFFRELERLACSSNGSTALRRHEGYGLQFHLEYGRIYLYSSLAPGRKKRYFVQLYAGRESRVRPSGGLTLIFTPVRRVAENSEHGGELRNSVHPDAPFLRNLEDSESLKKYLKLPENNEYLTLKELIRRRRIPEWMRRDIFLLEDGRRWYGIIYPDDLPQKWSFQPFYGGGTSRRELERELRSNPEMVRKYDITIKMEQCW, encoded by the coding sequence GTGCCTGATCTCCCATCCACACAACGCTCCCGGGCATTTTATCAGCGCTTTCTCAAGGCAATGGAGCATGCCCCGTGCCGTCAGGGCGGGGAATTCCATGTCGCTGTATCCGGAGGGCGGGATTCAATTCTCCTTCTGTATATGATGGCGATGCTGAAGAGCGACCGTGCCTGTGCAGCCGGTTTTGATCTCAGAGCCCTGCATATTGACCACGGCATACGAAGCGTTGAAGAATCGGAAAAGGATATGAATGCGGTTTTTTCCGCCGCCATCCGCCTGAGTGTACCTCTCACCCTGTATCGCGAACCCCGGGGCAGGATTGAAGCCTTTGCATCCGCCGCAGGAGGACTTGAATCCGCAGCCCGGACTCTCAGATACCGGGTGTTCAACGGGCTGCTGAATCTCTCCGGCGAATCCCCGGATACGGCCAGCCGCCCCGTGCTCCTCACCGCCCACCACGGTGATGACAGCAGGGAAACCATTCTGCAAAGTCTTCTCGAAGGGAATCTGGGCAGCCGGCTGCTTGGAATCCCCCCGGAAAGTCCCGGAATTATCAGACCCTTTCTGCTCATGAGTCCTCCCCCGGGGCGGGATGAGATTACCGCACTGTGTGAAGACCTGAATATCGTCTTCGTGGATGATTCCAGCAACCGTGAATCTGTTCAGCGCAGAAATTTCCTGCGGAACCGGATCATTCCCGCACTGAATGAGCAGATGGGAAACCTGGACGGGCGCATGGAATCCCTTCGGGATAGCTGGCGGGAAATTCATGAGTACATGCTGGCTCAGGTCCCCAGAACGCTGTGGAAGCCGTGTTCTATTCCCGGGCGGGAGCATCTTCAGGCCTCAACAGATCAGTTCTGTGAACTTGAGCCCATAATACGGCGCAGAAGCGTTCAGCAGGCCCTCTTAAATCTCAGGCCTCCCCCCAGAGAGGAACGGATCCCCGAAGAGTTTTTCCGGGAACTGGAGCGTCTGGCATGCAGCAGCAACGGAAGTACGGCGCTGCGGCGGCATGAGGGCTACGGACTTCAATTTCATCTTGAGTATGGCCGGATATATCTCTATTCTTCCCTTGCCCCGGGGCGAAAAAAACGGTATTTTGTACAATTGTATGCCGGGAGGGAGAGTCGGGTTCGGCCTTCGGGAGGATTGACTCTGATATTTACTCCAGTACGCCGGGTTGCTGAAAACTCAGAACACGGCGGAGAATTACGGAATTCAGTACACCCTGATGCACCGTTTCTCAGAAATTTGGAAGACAGCGAATCGTTAAAGAAATATCTTAAACTCCCGGAAAATAATGAGTATCTTACTCTGAAAGAGCTAATACGGCGCAGGCGCATTCCCGAATGGATGCGCCGGGATATCTTCCTTCTGGAAGACGGTCGGCGCTGGTATGGAATCATCTATCCCGATGATCTCCCGCAGAAGTGGAGCTTTCAGCCGTTCTACGGCGGCGGAACATCCCGGCGGGAACTTGAACGGGAACTCCGGAGCAATCCGGAAATGGTACGGAAATACGATATTACAATAAAAATGGAGCAGTGCTGGTGA